The following are encoded together in the Vicia villosa cultivar HV-30 ecotype Madison, WI unplaced genomic scaffold, Vvil1.0 ctg.000663F_1_1, whole genome shotgun sequence genome:
- the LOC131630232 gene encoding oxysterol-binding protein-related protein 3A-like — translation MDPKQTTSSSTGGGFFASIASSLSNFGSVVSKSVNGPTGIELEGLEVVNPEGGTEDAEEEAKKGRWKEEERDSYWKMMQKYVGSDITSMVTLPVIIFEPMTMIQKMAELMEYSYLLDMADETDDPYMRLVYASSFFISVYYAYQRTWKPFNPILGETYEMANHGGMSFIAEQVSHHPPMSAGHAENEHFTYDVTSKLKTKFLGNSVDVYPVGRTRVTLKRDGVTLDLVPPPTKVSNLIFGRTWIDSPGEMVLTNLTTGDKVVLYFQPCGWFGAGRYEVDGYVYNAAEEPKILITGKWNESLSYQVCDPEGEPLPGTELKEVWKVAEIPKKDKFQYTYFAHKLNSFDTAPKKLLASDSRLRPDRLALEKGDLSVSGNEKSSLEERQRAEKRNREAKNQKFIPRWFDLTEEVTPTPWGELEVYQYNGKYTEHRAAIDSSDCIEEPDSRPEFNPWQFDNLVAE, via the exons ATGGATCCCAAACAAACCACTTCCTCCAGTACTGGTGGTGGTTTCTTTGCTTCTATTGCTTCAAGTTTGTCCAATTTTGGCTCTGTCGTGTCCAAATCTGTTAACGG TCCTACTGGAATTGAGCTTGAGGGATTGGAAGTTGTTAATCCAGAAGGAGGAACGGAAGATGCTGAAGAGGAAGCGAAAAAGGGACGATGGAAAGAGGAG GAACGGGATAGTTACTGGAAAATGATGCAAAAGTATGTTGGCTCTGATATCACATCAATGGTGACACTTCCAGTTATCATTTTTGAGCCAATGACGATGATACAAAAAATGGCCGAG CTTATGGAGTACTCTTACCTATTAGATATGGCGGATGAGACTGATGATCCATACATGAGACTTGTGTATGCCT CATCATTCTTTATATCTGTATACTACGCCTATCAAAGAACATGGAAGCCGTTCAATCCAATTCTTGGTGAGACTTATGAAATGGCTAACCATGGTGGCATGTCATTTATAGCAGAGCAG GTCAGTCATCATCCTCCAATGAGTGCCGGACATGCTGAAAATGAACATTTCACTTACGATGTGACATCAAAATTGAAAACTAAATTTCTTGGCAACTCGGTTGATGTATATCCTGTTGGAAG GACACGAGTTACTCTAAAAAGAGATGGTGTGACCCTTGATTTGGTGCCTCCACCTACAAAAGTTAGCAACTTGATTTTTGGACGAACTTGGATTGATTCACCCGGGGAGATGGTCCTGACAAATCTGACTACAGGGGATAAAGTCGTGCTGTATTTTCAACCATGTGGCTGGTTCGG AGCCGGTCGATATGAAGTGGACGGATATGTGTATAATGCAGCTGAAGAGCCAAAAATTCTAATAACTGGAAAATGGAATGAATCTTTGAGTTATCAAGTTTGTGACCCAGAAGGAGAGCCACTTCCTGGAACTGAGTTGAAAGAG GTTTGGAAAGTTGCCGAGATCCCTAAAAAGGACAAATTCCAATACACCTATTTTGCACACAAGCTTAACAGCTTTGACACTGCTCCCAAGAAGTTGTTGGCATCTGATTCTCGTCTTCGTCCTGATAGATTGGCCCTTGAGAAAGGTGACCTATCGGTGTCGGGCAATGAAAAGAGCAG TTTGGAGGAGAGACAAAGAGCCGAGAAGAGAAACCGAGAGGCGAAGAACCAGAAGTTCATTCCTAGATGGTTTGATTTAACAGAGGAAGTAACACCTACACCTTGGGGTGAATTGGAAGTCTACCAATACAATGGTAAATATACGGAACATCGCGCCGCTATAGATAGTTCTGATTGCATTGAGGAGCCTGATAGTAGACCAGAATTCAATCCTTGGCAATTTGATAATTTGGTGGCTGAATAA